In Mycolicibacterium aubagnense, the DNA window CATCACCAAGTACGTGATTTTTGCGCGCAGCGGCGAGCTGCAACCCGGCTCGGCGATGTTCACTCGCAACGTCGGACGCGACCCTGGTCCGGGGCGCGCGATCATCCACTGCGCCAGCCAGAATCAGCCGGGCCCGGACGCTCGTGTCGAATGGCTGCGCTCGTCGTTGACCGCTGGGCTGGACCTCGCGCGGAAGGAGGGAATCGAGTCCGTGGCAGTGCCACTCATCGGCGGCGGTATCGGG includes these proteins:
- a CDS encoding macro domain-containing protein, which produces MSFTKETGDLITHPAEALAHGVNCIGVVGGLASVMADRYPDAITKYVIFARSGELQPGSAMFTRNVGRDPGPGRAIIHCASQNQPGPDARVEWLRSSLTAGLDLARKEGIESVAVPLIGGGIGGLDPQTAEQIIREVAEASPVAVTLVVQG